ACGGCTGTACAGGTCGCCCTGCCGGAACGTCAGCATGCGCTGCACTACGGATGGCGACACGCGCTCGGTCCCCGTGATCGTGATATCGCCGAAGCGTGTCAGCGGGCCGGGCATCAGCTGATACGCGACCTCGGATCTGCGCGTATCCGTGGCGGGAATCTCGTAGTTCGCCAGGACATCGGCCGCGGCATATCCGCGGTTCGCCAGACGCGCGATCAGCGTATCACGCGTAGCCTCGAACGCGAGCATGCTGAGCGGCTGTCCGGCACGCAGGGGCAGGTTGCTCGTGAGGCCACCGCCGATCTCTGCCGCACCTTCCACCTGCACACTGCTGACGATGACCGGCTCGCCCTCGGTGATCCTGAAGAGGACGTGGATACCTCGGCCGGTCCGTGTTGTGTCGAGGTCCACGCGCGCTTCGCGAAAGCCGCGCTGATGGTAGAACAGGCGCAGCCGGAGGAGGTCGGCCGTCAGCGTGCGCTCGTCCAGGTAGTGCCTGTCGAGCGATCCGCCGAGCCAGCATATGGGTTTCAGGGCAGCGCTGATGCAGCCGGTGGCCTGGGTCGCGACTACGCTGCGCACGAGCGCCGGCGGGAGACGCTCCGCCCCCTGTATGTCGACCGACAGGACCTCCACTGTATCGCGCACGGCCTGTGCACGCACGGTGGATGGAATACATATGAGCAGACCCATCAGGGCAATGGACGCGGCCGTGAAGCATGCCCGCATCCGGCATGCGGCCCCGGCGTGAGGCGCCTTCCGGATCCGCATCAGCTCTCCGCGGAGTCCGCGTCCGGCGGTGGCTCGATCGGTACGGACTCAGGGACTCCGACCGGCGGGGCCAGCGCGATCCCCTCCTCCACCGCCCCCTTGTCGTCGAGGTAATGGCGGCCGGGTCGTGGAAAGACGTGACGGCTGATCGGCGCGAATCCGAACAGGTCGTCGAAGTACATGTAGTGCGTGATGCGAATGCGATCCTCGCCGATACGCACCAGATTCAGCGTGTTCTTCTCCCGTTCCCGAGCGCGGCCACGCCGTGACGTGGTCGTCCCGGACTGCACTATGATGATGCCGTGCTCACGGTCCCTGCCCGGATAGACATCCAGCGAGTTGCCGATGTAGGCGCGGTGCAGATGACCGCCGAGTACCATCTCGACACCCAGTTCCGAAAAGCAGTCCATTGCCCGTTTCGCGCGCGGCATGACCTGGCCACCCTCGTAATCGGGCGCTGGTGCCAGGTGATGATGCGTAACGACGATGCGCGCGGTGCCTTCGGGCACGGCGTCGAACGCGCGAGCACAGAACTCGAGCTGACGGCTGTCCAGCCTGCCGTTGGTGATCGCCGTCAGCGGACTCGTCGAG
The genomic region above belongs to Longimicrobiales bacterium and contains:
- a CDS encoding metallophosphoesterase — encoded protein: MLSMLHISDLHFGKPYVEEVGEAVVRAAQEMAVDVIVASGDFTQRARREEYQQARAFLDRLPNLPIVVVPGNHDVPLYRVFERIMAPHRLYREYISPELDTVHHLENAVIVALNSTSPLTAITNGRLDSRQLEFCARAFDAVPEGTARIVVTHHHLAPAPDYEGGQVMPRAKRAMDCFSELGVEMVLGGHLHRAYIGNSLDVYPGRDREHGIIIVQSGTTTSRRGRAREREKNTLNLVRIGEDRIRITHYMYFDDLFGFAPISRHVFPRPGRHYLDDKGAVEEGIALAPPVGVPESVPIEPPPDADSAES